The Sulfurimonas hydrogeniphila genome includes a window with the following:
- a CDS encoding ribosome maturation factor encodes MSLQGDIESVVKSVDLELYDTVVVNENDETIFRVSVISSEIENGKRKGVSLDVCVELTHLISPLLDVTPPVSGEYRLEVGSPGIERKLTTLEHFKKSLGENVSLLLDEKEKLKGKLVKVEGSKIFIEKDGEMHEVDFNAIKKAKTYFEWK; translated from the coding sequence ATGAGTTTGCAAGGTGATATAGAATCCGTAGTCAAATCAGTAGATTTGGAACTTTATGACACGGTTGTTGTGAATGAAAATGATGAAACAATTTTCAGGGTAAGCGTCATTTCTTCCGAAATAGAAAACGGCAAACGCAAAGGGGTCAGTCTTGATGTCTGCGTAGAGTTAACACATTTAATTTCACCGTTGCTTGATGTCACTCCTCCTGTTTCCGGTGAATACAGATTAGAAGTGGGCAGTCCGGGAATTGAGCGAAAACTGACGACGCTTGAGCATTTTAAAAAATCTCTTGGTGAAAATGTTTCATTACTTTTAGATGAAAAAGAAAAACTCAAAGGGAAACTTGTCAAGGTTGAGGGAAGTAAAATCTTTATTGAAAAAGATGGAGAAATGCACGAAGTTGATTTTAATGCCATAAAAAAAGCAAAAACTTATTTTGAATGGAAATAG
- the infB gene encoding translation initiation factor IF-2, whose amino-acid sequence MIEKVRVHEIAKELGIASKDVLEKAKKMGLEVKSAQSVVTMEQAESLANYIMNGDDTAEAQKPKVVKKTSKKVNDDTPEETKKDEQERPVAQEEAATEQQSTAKTQTEVQKEAEVEKETKAESAEEKEKSVEEKTLKKEEAPKKEVKKTTLKVVSPSLRPAIKKSGLKIVKKKKPKVEETYSMPQKQASVSSYGKMSAEALEELARKKKSTTKQAPTSKKDQGKKLDIFGGSLAEVSMDMDDQVTLLDLNATERAPIAPEEPRKPRAPKPAGRNANKKQAPRGRKVSRDKRKKYAKASHEEEIVTHVEIPEDIRVYEFAEKLKRPMSDIIKVLFDLGMMMTKNDFLGADEIEILSEEFGVEVTVIDPKDEFNYVQETDEEDPNAVERPPIITIMGHVDHGKTSLLDSIRKAKVTQGEAGGITQHIGAYTIEQKGKAITFIDTPGHAAFSSMRQRGTDITDIVIIVVAADDGVKPQTLEVIKIAKDSGVPIIVALNKMDKETANPDLVKGQMAEHGISPVDWGGDVEFVPVSAKTGMGIDDLLENILLTAEVLELKANPEAPAKAAVVESSLEKGRGPVATVIVQNGTLKVGNNVVCGSSYGRVKALINENGKQIKEVGPSHTAVVVGLNEVPSAGEIMMAMNSDKEAKEYAQKRYEYERNKELSKSTKSTLEDMTSMIAEGKLKSLKVVLKTDVHGSLEAIRSSLTELRNDEVKIDVISSGVGGITESDVELVSNSENCVLLGFNVRPTGSVKALAKQRNVDIRTYSIIYQLLDDMTGMLTGMMAPKFTEENTGQAEVKDVFKSPKGMVAGCLVVDGKLIRGGLVRVIREGVVAYEGELVSLKRFKDDVEEIGNGYECGVIISNYDDVKVGDVIETFKKVEQKVSL is encoded by the coding sequence ATTACATAATGAATGGTGATGATACTGCTGAAGCGCAAAAACCAAAAGTTGTAAAAAAGACATCTAAAAAAGTTAATGATGATACTCCTGAAGAAACAAAAAAAGATGAACAAGAGAGACCTGTAGCACAAGAAGAAGCTGCAACCGAACAACAAAGTACAGCCAAAACCCAGACCGAAGTCCAAAAAGAAGCTGAAGTTGAAAAAGAGACAAAAGCTGAAAGTGCAGAAGAAAAAGAGAAAAGTGTTGAAGAGAAAACACTCAAAAAAGAAGAAGCACCGAAAAAAGAGGTGAAAAAAACGACATTAAAGGTTGTGTCGCCATCACTCAGACCTGCTATTAAAAAATCAGGTTTAAAGATTGTTAAAAAGAAAAAACCGAAAGTTGAAGAAACATACAGTATGCCTCAAAAACAGGCATCAGTATCTTCTTATGGAAAAATGAGCGCAGAAGCACTTGAAGAACTGGCTCGTAAAAAGAAATCTACTACAAAACAGGCACCGACATCAAAAAAAGACCAAGGAAAAAAACTTGATATTTTTGGCGGTTCATTGGCTGAAGTATCCATGGATATGGATGATCAGGTAACATTGTTGGATTTAAATGCAACAGAACGCGCTCCAATAGCTCCGGAAGAACCTAGAAAACCAAGAGCGCCGAAACCGGCCGGTAGAAATGCAAACAAAAAACAGGCACCGCGTGGAAGAAAAGTTTCTCGTGACAAAAGAAAAAAATATGCAAAAGCATCTCATGAAGAGGAAATTGTCACACATGTGGAAATTCCTGAAGATATTCGCGTCTATGAGTTTGCCGAAAAACTAAAACGTCCGATGTCAGACATTATAAAAGTCCTTTTTGATCTGGGTATGATGATGACGAAAAACGACTTTTTGGGCGCAGATGAAATTGAAATACTTTCTGAAGAGTTTGGCGTTGAAGTGACTGTCATTGATCCTAAAGATGAATTTAATTATGTTCAGGAAACTGATGAAGAGGATCCTAACGCTGTTGAAAGACCGCCTATTATAACAATTATGGGACATGTTGATCATGGTAAGACTTCATTGCTTGACTCTATACGAAAAGCAAAAGTAACGCAAGGTGAAGCCGGTGGAATTACACAGCATATAGGCGCCTATACGATTGAACAAAAAGGCAAAGCAATTACATTCATAGATACACCGGGACACGCTGCTTTTAGTTCTATGCGTCAACGCGGTACGGATATTACAGATATTGTTATTATTGTTGTTGCTGCTGATGACGGTGTGAAACCGCAAACACTTGAAGTCATAAAAATTGCCAAAGATTCAGGTGTACCGATTATTGTGGCTCTCAATAAAATGGATAAAGAGACGGCAAACCCTGATCTGGTAAAAGGTCAAATGGCTGAACACGGAATTTCTCCTGTTGACTGGGGCGGGGACGTAGAATTTGTTCCTGTATCTGCAAAAACAGGTATGGGCATTGATGATTTACTTGAAAACATTCTTCTGACTGCAGAGGTCTTAGAACTCAAAGCCAACCCTGAAGCACCGGCAAAAGCAGCAGTTGTTGAATCATCTCTGGAAAAAGGACGCGGTCCTGTTGCAACTGTAATTGTGCAAAACGGAACTTTAAAAGTCGGTAACAATGTAGTCTGTGGCAGTTCGTACGGTCGTGTAAAAGCTCTTATCAATGAGAACGGCAAACAGATTAAAGAGGTCGGACCATCACATACAGCAGTCGTTGTGGGTCTGAATGAAGTTCCTTCAGCCGGTGAAATTATGATGGCAATGAACAGCGATAAAGAAGCCAAAGAGTATGCACAGAAACGTTATGAATATGAGAGAAACAAAGAGCTTTCGAAATCAACGAAATCTACATTGGAAGATATGACTTCTATGATTGCAGAAGGCAAACTCAAATCTCTTAAAGTCGTTCTTAAAACGGATGTTCACGGTTCACTTGAAGCGATTAGAAGTTCATTGACAGAACTCAGAAATGACGAAGTGAAAATTGATGTTATTTCAAGCGGTGTCGGCGGTATTACAGAGAGTGATGTCGAACTGGTAAGCAACTCTGAGAACTGTGTGTTGTTAGGTTTTAATGTCCGTCCGACAGGTTCGGTAAAAGCACTTGCAAAACAGAGAAATGTAGATATCAGAACATACTCTATTATTTATCAGCTTCTTGATGATATGACTGGAATGCTTACAGGTATGATGGCACCGAAATTTACAGAAGAAAATACAGGTCAGGCAGAAGTAAAAGATGTCTTTAAATCACCAAAAGGGATGGTTGCAGGATGTCTTGTTGTGGACGGCAAACTGATTCGCGGCGGACTTGTGCGTGTTATTCGTGAAGGTGTTGTTGCATACGAGGGTGAGCTTGTATCACTCAAACGCTTTAAAGATGATGTTGAAGAAATCGGAAACGGTTATGAATGTGGTGTGATTATCTCTAACTATGATGATGTAAAAGTCGGTGATGTGATTGAAACATTCAAAAAAGTCGAACAAAAAGTATCCCTGTAA
- the rbfA gene encoding 30S ribosome-binding factor RbfA, whose product MNEAQIKLKRTEALLAELIPEALSQLNDNRLHELSVIEVKCSRGRSDAKVYIDPSNFSEEEKKAYLKQLRKARPLVEDFCLKDQGWYRCPKLAFEFDEQLKKSQNIEDLFKKIAKEHKGEAS is encoded by the coding sequence ATGAATGAAGCACAGATAAAGCTGAAAAGAACGGAAGCTCTTTTAGCCGAACTTATCCCCGAAGCACTCAGCCAGCTCAATGACAACCGTTTACATGAACTCAGTGTCATTGAAGTGAAATGTTCCCGAGGAAGAAGCGACGCAAAAGTTTATATTGACCCGAGTAATTTCAGCGAAGAAGAAAAGAAAGCCTACCTGAAGCAGTTAAGAAAAGCCCGCCCTTTGGTAGAAGATTTTTGTTTGAAAGACCAGGGGTGGTACAGATGCCCAAAACTGGCATTTGAATTTGACGAACAGTTGAAAAAATCTCAAAATATTGAAGATTTGTTTAAAAAAATAGCCAAAGAGCATAAAGGAGAAGCATCATGA